From a single Kitasatospora sp. NBC_00458 genomic region:
- the pstA gene encoding phosphate ABC transporter permease PstA, which yields MSAATTSAPADARPVGRPLTANRLPKWAPAAIAVGSIVLGCGIGLIGGLESKLQWGLISAILFLGISYGLAAQVEGRRQAKDRFATSLVWVAFILAVIPLLALITYTVQQGAEVVDGYFLTHSMKGVRYSGPGGGIYHALIGTIQQVLLATLMAAPIGLLTAVYLVEYGRGTLAKAVTFFVDVMTGVPSIVAGLFILSLWNIALGFSYSGFSGSLALAILMMPVVVRSTEEMLKLVPNELREASYALGVPKWKTILRIVLPTAIGGITTGVMLAVARITGETAPVMMLVFGADIINSNPFDGPQQSLPMYIWQQYAMVNNDFGYARAWGAALVLIAFVMALNLIARGIARWRSPKGGH from the coding sequence ATGAGCGCCGCGACCACTTCCGCCCCGGCGGACGCCCGCCCGGTCGGCCGCCCGCTGACCGCCAACCGGCTCCCCAAGTGGGCCCCGGCCGCCATCGCCGTCGGCTCGATCGTCCTCGGCTGCGGCATCGGACTGATCGGCGGCCTGGAGAGCAAGCTCCAGTGGGGGCTGATCTCCGCGATCCTCTTCCTCGGCATCAGCTACGGGCTCGCGGCCCAGGTCGAGGGCCGCCGGCAGGCGAAGGACCGCTTCGCCACCTCGCTGGTCTGGGTGGCCTTCATCCTGGCCGTCATCCCGCTGCTCGCGCTCATCACCTACACCGTCCAGCAGGGCGCCGAGGTGGTGGACGGCTACTTCCTGACGCACTCCATGAAGGGCGTGCGGTACTCGGGCCCCGGCGGCGGCATCTACCACGCGCTGATCGGCACCATCCAGCAGGTGCTGCTGGCCACCCTGATGGCGGCGCCGATCGGTCTGCTGACCGCCGTCTACCTGGTCGAGTACGGCCGCGGCACGCTCGCCAAGGCGGTCACCTTCTTCGTCGACGTCATGACGGGTGTCCCGTCGATCGTCGCCGGTCTGTTCATCCTGTCCCTGTGGAACATCGCCCTCGGCTTCAGCTACTCGGGCTTCTCGGGCAGCCTCGCGCTGGCCATCCTGATGATGCCGGTGGTGGTCCGCTCCACGGAGGAGATGCTCAAGCTCGTCCCGAACGAGCTGCGCGAGGCGTCGTACGCCCTCGGTGTGCCGAAGTGGAAGACCATCCTGCGGATCGTCCTCCCCACCGCCATCGGCGGCATCACCACCGGTGTGATGCTCGCGGTCGCCCGCATCACGGGTGAGACCGCGCCGGTCATGATGCTGGTCTTCGGTGCGGACATCATCAACTCCAACCCGTTCGACGGACCGCAGCAGTCGCTGCCGATGTACATCTGGCAGCAGTACGCCATGGTGAACAACGACTTCGGCTACGCCCGTGCCTGGGGCGCCGCGCTCGTGCTGATCGCCTTCGTGATGGCGCTCAACCTCATCGCCCGGGGCATCGCACGCTGGCGCTCGCCCAAGGGCGGACACTGA
- the pstC gene encoding phosphate ABC transporter permease subunit PstC, which produces MTSSTPAAPRGRESRKRDSRVGDKIFMNLSRGSGILLLVIMAAIAGFLTWRAGIALTKNEGNFLTTFEWTPDAPKPVFGIAVLAFGTIVSAAIAMAIAVPVAIGIALYISHYAPRRIAQPFAYLVDLLAAVPSIIYGLWGALFLVPHLYGLTSWLDEYLGWTYIFDQSKVGTAPRTLFTVGILLAIMILPIITAVSREVFRQVPRMHEEAALALGATRWEMIRTAVLPFGRPGIISASMLGLGRALGETIAVAVVLSANNVLSLHLLDPGGGTFAQNIALKFSEAQPFGRDALMASGLVLFVITLLVNGAARLIVARRKEYSGANA; this is translated from the coding sequence ATGACTTCATCCACCCCTGCCGCCCCGCGAGGCAGGGAAAGCCGCAAGCGCGACAGCCGGGTCGGCGACAAGATCTTCATGAACCTGTCCCGCGGGTCGGGCATCCTGCTGCTGGTCATCATGGCCGCCATCGCAGGCTTCCTGACCTGGCGCGCGGGTATCGCCCTGACCAAGAACGAGGGCAACTTCCTCACCACCTTCGAGTGGACGCCGGACGCCCCGAAGCCGGTCTTCGGCATCGCCGTCCTCGCGTTCGGCACCATCGTCAGCGCGGCGATCGCGATGGCGATCGCCGTCCCGGTGGCCATCGGGATCGCGCTGTACATCTCGCACTACGCGCCGCGGCGGATCGCCCAGCCGTTCGCCTACCTGGTGGACCTGCTGGCGGCCGTGCCCAGCATCATCTACGGCCTCTGGGGCGCGCTCTTCCTGGTGCCGCACCTGTACGGGCTGACCAGCTGGTTGGACGAGTACCTCGGCTGGACGTACATCTTCGACCAGTCCAAGGTCGGCACCGCCCCGCGCACCCTGTTCACCGTCGGCATCCTGCTGGCCATCATGATCCTGCCGATCATCACCGCGGTCAGCCGCGAGGTCTTCCGGCAGGTGCCGCGGATGCACGAGGAGGCCGCGCTCGCGCTCGGCGCGACCCGCTGGGAGATGATCCGCACCGCGGTGCTGCCCTTCGGCCGCCCCGGCATCATCTCGGCCTCGATGCTCGGCCTCGGCCGCGCGCTCGGCGAGACCATCGCCGTCGCGGTCGTGCTCTCCGCCAACAACGTGCTCTCGCTGCACCTGCTCGACCCGGGCGGCGGCACCTTCGCGCAGAACATCGCGCTGAAGTTCAGCGAGGCCCAGCCCTTCGGCCGCGACGCGCTGATGGCCTCCGGTCTCGTCCTGTTCGTGATCACCCTGCTGGTGAACGGTGCCGCGCGGCTGATCGTCGCCCGCCGCAAGGAGTACTCGGGGGCCAACGCATGA